A stretch of Mus caroli chromosome 5, CAROLI_EIJ_v1.1, whole genome shotgun sequence DNA encodes these proteins:
- the Ucn gene encoding urocortin: MIQRGRATLLVALLLLAQLRPESSQWSPAAAAATGVQDPNLRWSPGVRNQGGGVRALLLLLAERFPRRAGSEPAGERQRRDDPPLSIDLTFHLLRTLLELARTQSQRERAEQNRIIFDSVGK, translated from the coding sequence ATGATACAGAGGGGACGCGCTACGCTCCTGGTGGCGTTGCTGCTCTTGGCACAGCTGCGCCCGGAGAGCAGCCAGTGGAGCCCAGCGGCTGCGGCGGCAACTGGGGTCCAGGATCCGAATCTGCGATGGAGCCCTGGAGTGCGGAATCAGGGCGGCGGCGTCCGCGCGCTCCTCTTGCTGTTAGCGGAGCGCTTCCCGCGCCGTGCAGGATCTGAGCCTGCGGGCGAGCGGCAGAGACGGGACGACCCTCCGCTGTCCATCGACCTCACCTTCCACCTGCTGCGGACCCTGCTGGAGCTAGCTCGGACACAGAGCCAGCGCGAGCGCGCAGAGCAGAACCGCATCATATTCGATTCGGTGGGCAAGTGA